One segment of Meriones unguiculatus strain TT.TT164.6M chromosome X, Bangor_MerUng_6.1, whole genome shotgun sequence DNA contains the following:
- the Igsf1 gene encoding immunoglobulin superfamily member 1 isoform X1, whose protein sequence is MLRNFTLLLVCIWLSLGMTSMAVESQPELWIESNYPQAPWENITLWCRSPSRVSSKFLLLKDNTQMTWIRPSYKTFQVSFFIGALSESKTGLYRCCYWKEKGWSKPSKILELEAPGQLPKPIFWIQAETPPLRGCNVNILCHGWLQDLVFMLFKEGYTEPVDYQVPTGTMAIFSIDNLAPENEGVYICRTHIQMLPTLWSEPSNPLKLVVAGLYPKPTLTAHPGPILAPGESLSLRCQGPIYGMTFALMRLEDLKKSFNHKKAIKNEAYFYFRSLKIQDTGHYLCFYYDGSYRGSLLSGILKIWVTDTFPKTWLLIRPSPVVQMGQNVSLRCRGLMDGVGLALYKKGEEKPLQLLDATSNTGSKSFLLKNVTYKDAGIYSCHYYLTWKTSIKMATYNTVELMVIDKPPKPSLSAWPSSVFKAGKTITLQCRVSHPVLEFSLEWKERETFQKFSVDGNFIITNTEGQGTGTYSCSYRIKAYPNIWSHRSEPLKLVGPAGTLTWNSILNEALRMSLIVQLVSLLWLVLWIHWKCRTLRLREPWLLGTAQGVAMFFILMALLCCGLCNGALAEEIEIIMPTPKPELWAETNFPLAPWKNLTLWCRSPSGSTKEFVLLKDRTGWIATRPASEQVRAAFPLGALTHSHTGSYHCHSWEEMAVSEPSEALELVGTDILPKPVISASLPIRGQKLQIRCKGWLEGLGFALYKKGEQEPVQQLGAVGREAVFTIQRMEDKEEGNYSCRTHTEMQPFKWSASSEPLELVIKEMYPKPFFKTWASPVVTPGSRVTFNCSTSHEHMSFFLYKDDNEIASSDPASGNPGASEAHFLIISVGTGDGGNYSCRYYDFSIWSEPSDPVELIVTEFYPKPTLLAQPGPVVLPGKNVTLHCQGIFRDMRFALLQEGTHAPLQFQSASGTSVDFLLQTVGAEDSGNYSCIYYETTMSNRGSYLSSPLMIWVTDIFPRPWLSAEPSSVVTMGQNVTLWCQGPVHGVGYILHKEGEATPMQLWGSTSNEGTFSITNISGASIGRYSCCYHPDWMSTIKIQPSNTLELIVTGLLPKPSLLVQPGPMVAPGENMTLQCQGELPDSTFVLLKEGTQHPLEQQKPSGYRADFWMPVVRDQDSGIYSCVYYLDSAPLAASNHSNSLEIWVTDKPPKPSLSAWPSTVFKLGKDITLQCRGPLPGVEFVLEHDGEEAPQQFSEDGDFVINNVEGKGIGNYSCSYRLQAYPDIWSEPSDALELVGAAGPAAQECTVGNIVRSTLIIVVLVALGIVLAIEWKKWPQFQTRDSETDGRDQAIVLEECNQEGEAGTTTNSPSSASQGLSVELTVPI, encoded by the exons ATGCTTCGGAACTTCACTCTTTTGCTTGTTTGCATTT GGCTCAGTCTGGGTATGACCTCAATGG CAGTGGAATCTCAACCAGAGCTATGGATAGAGTCCAACTATCCCCAGGCTCCTTGGGAGAACATCACGCTTTGGTGCAGAAGCCCCTCTCGGGTATCCAGCAAGTTCCTGCTTCTGAAGGATAACACACAGATGACCTGGATTCGTCCTTCTTATAAGACCTTCCAAGTTTCATTCTTCATAGGTGCCCTTTCTGAGTCCAAAACAGGGCTTTATCGGTGCTGCTACTGGAAGGAGAAAGGCTGGTCGAAACCTAGTAAAATTCTAGAGTTAGAAGCACCAG gccaACTTCCCAAACCCATTTTCTGGATCCAGGCAGAGACCCCCCCTCTTCGTGGATGCAATGTTAACATCCTCTGCCATGGATGGCTTCAGGATTTGGTATTTATGTTGTTTAAAGAGGGATACACAGAGCCCGTAGATTACCAAGTCCCAACTGGGACAATGGCCATCTTCTCCATTGACAACTTGGCACCTGAGAATGAAGGGGTTTACATCTGCCGTACTCATATCCAGATGCTTCCCACTCTGTGGTCAGAGCCCAGCAACCCCCTGAAGCTGGTGGTAGCAG GTCTCTACCCCAAACCAACTCTGACAGCCCATCCTGGGCCCATCCTGGCACCAGGAGAAAGCCTGAGTCTCAGGTGCCAAGGGCCAATATATGGAATGACGTTTGCTTTAATGAGGTTGGAAGACTTGAAGAAATCTTTTAACCACAAGAAGGCAATAAAAAATGAGGCATATTTCTACTTCCGGTCTCTGAAGATCCAGGATACAGGGCACTATCTCTGTTTTTACTATGATGGGTCATACAGGGGCTCATTGCTTAGTGGTATCCTGAAAATCTGGGTGACTG ACACTTTCCCCAAGACCTGGCTCCTTATTCGGCCCAGTCCAGTGGTTCAAATGGGTCAAAACGTGAGCCTGAGATGTCGAGGACTGATGGATGGCGTGGGGCTTGCACTCtataagaagggagaagaaaaaccCCTTCAGCTTCTGGATGCCACCAGCAACACTGGCAGCAAATCATTCCTCCTCAAAAATGTGACCTACAAGGATGCTGGCATCTATAGCTGCCACTATTATCTTACCTGGAAGACATCAATTAAGATGGCAACATACAACACTGTGGAGCTGATGGTTATAG ATAagcctcccaaaccctccctttcaGCTTGGCCCAGTTCCGTGTTTAAAGCAGGAAAGACCATCACCCTTCAGTGCCGAGTATCTCATCCAGTACTTGAATTTTCTTTGGaatggaaagaaagggaaaccttccaaAAATTCTCCGTAGATGGAAACTTCATCATCACTAACACTGAAGGGCAAGGCACAGGGACCTACAGTTGCAGCTATCGCATTAAAGCATACCCTAACATCTGGTCACATCGCAGTGAGCCTCTGAAGTTGGTGGGGCCAGCAG GCACCCTTACCTGGAATTCCATTCTGAATGAAGCTCTCAGGATGTCCTTAATTGTGCAGCTTGTTTCCTTGCTGTGGCTAGTGCTGTGGATACATTGGAAATGTCGGACACTGAGACTCAG AGAACCCTGGTTGTTAGGAACAGCTCAAGGGGTGGCCATGTTCTTCATACTCATGGCTCTTCTTTGTTGTG GACTGTGCAATGGAGCATTGGCAGAAGAGATTG AAATAATCATGCCAACCCCTAAGCCTGAACTGTGGGCAGAGACAAACTTCCCTCTGGCCCCGTGGAAGAACTTAACGCTCTGGTGCAGAAGCCCTTCTGGCTCAACTAAGGAGTTTGTGTTACTGAAGGACAGGACAGGGTGGATTGCAACTCGGCCGGCCTCAGAGCAGGTCCGGGCTGCCTTCCCCCTTGGCGCCCTGACCCACAGCCACACCGGGAGTTACCACTGTCATTCATGGGAGGAGATGGCTGTGTCAGAGCCTAGTGAAGCACTTGAACTAGTGGGGACAG ACATTCTTCCCAAACCTGTCATTTCGGCTTCCCTCCCAATCCGGGGCCAGAAACTGCAGATCCGGTGCAAAGGATGGCTGGAAGGTTTGGGGTTTGCTCTGTATaagaagggagagcaggaacCTGTCCAGCAACTTGGTGCGGTTGGGAGAGAAGCCGTTTTTACAATTCAAAGAATGGAAGATAAAGAAGAGGGCAATTACAGCTGCCGCACACACACCGAGATGCAGCCATTCAAGTGGTCTGCGTCCAGTGAGCCCCTGGAGCTTGTAATAAAAG aAATGTACCCCAAGCCTTTCTTCAAGACATGGGCCAGCCCTGTGGTCACTCCTGGTTCCCGAGTGACTTTCAATTGCTCCACATCCCATGAACACATGAGCTTTTTTCTCTACAAGGATGACAATGAAATTGCATCCAGTGACCCAGCCTCAGGAAACCCAGGGGCTAGTGAAGCTCACTTTCTGATCATCTCAGTGGGCACTGGTGATGGAGGAAACTATAGCTGCCGCTATTATGACTTTTCCATCTGGTCTGAGCCCAGCGACCCTGTGGAGCTCATTGTGACAG AATTCTACCCCAAACCCACTCTCCTGGCTCAACCAGGCCCTGTGGTACTTCCTGGGAAGAATGTGACCCTGCACTGCCAAGGAATTTTCCGGGACATGAGGTTTGCCCTCTTACAGGAGGGTACTCATGCTCCTTTACAGTTCCAGAGTGCTTCGGGGACCTCGGTTGATTTCCTCCTCCAGACTGTTGGAGCAGAGGACTCTGGGAACTACAGCTGTATCTACTATGAGACAACCATGTCCAACAGAGGCTCATACCTTAGTAGTCCCCTTATGATCTGGGTGACTG acatATTCCCCAGACCATGGTTGTCTGCTGAGCCTAGTTCTGTAGTCACTATGGGGCAGAATGTTACTCTCTGGTGTCAAGGACCAGTCCATGGAGTTGGATATATCCTGCACAAAGAAGGAGAAGCCACTCCCATGCAGCTTTGGGggtccaccagcaatgaaggaacaTTTTCTATCACCAATATATCTGGTGCTAGCATAGGACGTTATAGTTGTTGTTACCACCCTGACTGGATGAGCACTATCAAGATACAGCCTAGTAACACTCTGGAACTCATAGTCACTG GTTTACTTCCAAAGCCCAGCCTATTAGTCCAGCCTGGTCCCATGGTAGCCCCTGGAGAAAATATGACTCTTCAATGTCAAGGGGAACTGCCAGATTCAACATTTGTACTGTTGAAGGAGGGAACTCAACATCCCTTAGAGCAGCAGAAGCCAAGTGGGTACAGAGCTGACTTCTGGATGCCAGTGGTGAGGGATCAAGATTCTGGTATCTACAGCTGTGTTTATTATCTGGATTCTGCTCCCCTTGCAGCTTCAAATCACAGCAACTCTCTAGAGATCTGGGTGACTG ATAAGCCCCCTAAACCTTCTCTGTCAGCCTGGCCCAGCACTGTGTTCAAACTAGGCAAAGACATCACCCTTCAGTGCCGAGGACCTTTGCCAGGAGTTGAATTTGTGCTAGAACATGATGGTGAAGAGGCACCCCAACAGTTCTCAGAGGATGGAGATTTTGTCATCAACAATGTGGAAGGGAAAGGCATTGGAAACTATAGTTGCAGCTACCGGTTACAGGCCTACCCTGACATCTGGTCAGAGCCCAGTGATGCCCTGGAGCTGGTTGGAGCAGCAG GGCCTGCTGCTCAAGAGTGCACTGTGGGTAACATTGTCCGAAGTACCCTGATTATCGTGGTTTTGGTAGCCTTGGGGATAGTGCTAGCCATAGAGTGGAAGAAGTGGCCTCAATTTCAGACTAG ggACTCTGAGACAGATGGAAGAGACCAGGCCATAGTCCTTGAAGAATGTAACCAAGAAGGAGAAGCAGGCACTACCACCAATtctccttcatctgcctctcaggGACTCTCAGTGGAACTGACAGTCCCAATATAA
- the Igsf1 gene encoding immunoglobulin superfamily member 1 isoform X3: MLRNFTLLLVCIWLSLGMTSMAVESQPELWIESNYPQAPWENITLWCRSPSRVSSKFLLLKDNTQMTWIRPSYKTFQVSFFIGALSESKTGLYRCCYWKEKGWSKPSKILELEAPGQLPKPIFWIQAETPPLRGCNVNILCHGWLQDLVFMLFKEGYTEPVDYQVPTGTMAIFSIDNLAPENEGVYICRTHIQMLPTLWSEPSNPLKLVVAGLYPKPTLTAHPGPILAPGESLSLRCQGPIYGMTFALMRLEDLKKSFNHKKAIKNEAYFYFRSLKIQDTGHYLCFYYDGSYRGSLLSGILKIWVTDTFPKTWLLIRPSPVVQMGQNVSLRCRGLMDGVGLALYKKGEEKPLQLLDATSNTGSKSFLLKNVTYKDAGIYSCHYYLTWKTSIKMATYNTVELMVIDKPPKPSLSAWPSSVFKAGKTITLQCRVSHPVLEFSLEWKERETFQKFSVDGNFIITNTEGQGTGTYSCSYRIKAYPNIWSHRSEPLKLVGPAGTLTWNSILNEALRMSLIVQLVSLLWLVLWIHWKCRTLRLREPWLLGTAQGVAMFFILMALLCCGLCNGALAEEIDILPKPVISASLPIRGQKLQIRCKGWLEGLGFALYKKGEQEPVQQLGAVGREAVFTIQRMEDKEEGNYSCRTHTEMQPFKWSASSEPLELVIKEMYPKPFFKTWASPVVTPGSRVTFNCSTSHEHMSFFLYKDDNEIASSDPASGNPGASEAHFLIISVGTGDGGNYSCRYYDFSIWSEPSDPVELIVTEFYPKPTLLAQPGPVVLPGKNVTLHCQGIFRDMRFALLQEGTHAPLQFQSASGTSVDFLLQTVGAEDSGNYSCIYYETTMSNRGSYLSSPLMIWVTDIFPRPWLSAEPSSVVTMGQNVTLWCQGPVHGVGYILHKEGEATPMQLWGSTSNEGTFSITNISGASIGRYSCCYHPDWMSTIKIQPSNTLELIVTGLLPKPSLLVQPGPMVAPGENMTLQCQGELPDSTFVLLKEGTQHPLEQQKPSGYRADFWMPVVRDQDSGIYSCVYYLDSAPLAASNHSNSLEIWVTDKPPKPSLSAWPSTVFKLGKDITLQCRGPLPGVEFVLEHDGEEAPQQFSEDGDFVINNVEGKGIGNYSCSYRLQAYPDIWSEPSDALELVGAAGPAAQECTVGNIVRSTLIIVVLVALGIVLAIEWKKWPQFQTRDSETDGRDQAIVLEECNQEGEAGTTTNSPSSASQGLSVELTVPI, from the exons ATGCTTCGGAACTTCACTCTTTTGCTTGTTTGCATTT GGCTCAGTCTGGGTATGACCTCAATGG CAGTGGAATCTCAACCAGAGCTATGGATAGAGTCCAACTATCCCCAGGCTCCTTGGGAGAACATCACGCTTTGGTGCAGAAGCCCCTCTCGGGTATCCAGCAAGTTCCTGCTTCTGAAGGATAACACACAGATGACCTGGATTCGTCCTTCTTATAAGACCTTCCAAGTTTCATTCTTCATAGGTGCCCTTTCTGAGTCCAAAACAGGGCTTTATCGGTGCTGCTACTGGAAGGAGAAAGGCTGGTCGAAACCTAGTAAAATTCTAGAGTTAGAAGCACCAG gccaACTTCCCAAACCCATTTTCTGGATCCAGGCAGAGACCCCCCCTCTTCGTGGATGCAATGTTAACATCCTCTGCCATGGATGGCTTCAGGATTTGGTATTTATGTTGTTTAAAGAGGGATACACAGAGCCCGTAGATTACCAAGTCCCAACTGGGACAATGGCCATCTTCTCCATTGACAACTTGGCACCTGAGAATGAAGGGGTTTACATCTGCCGTACTCATATCCAGATGCTTCCCACTCTGTGGTCAGAGCCCAGCAACCCCCTGAAGCTGGTGGTAGCAG GTCTCTACCCCAAACCAACTCTGACAGCCCATCCTGGGCCCATCCTGGCACCAGGAGAAAGCCTGAGTCTCAGGTGCCAAGGGCCAATATATGGAATGACGTTTGCTTTAATGAGGTTGGAAGACTTGAAGAAATCTTTTAACCACAAGAAGGCAATAAAAAATGAGGCATATTTCTACTTCCGGTCTCTGAAGATCCAGGATACAGGGCACTATCTCTGTTTTTACTATGATGGGTCATACAGGGGCTCATTGCTTAGTGGTATCCTGAAAATCTGGGTGACTG ACACTTTCCCCAAGACCTGGCTCCTTATTCGGCCCAGTCCAGTGGTTCAAATGGGTCAAAACGTGAGCCTGAGATGTCGAGGACTGATGGATGGCGTGGGGCTTGCACTCtataagaagggagaagaaaaaccCCTTCAGCTTCTGGATGCCACCAGCAACACTGGCAGCAAATCATTCCTCCTCAAAAATGTGACCTACAAGGATGCTGGCATCTATAGCTGCCACTATTATCTTACCTGGAAGACATCAATTAAGATGGCAACATACAACACTGTGGAGCTGATGGTTATAG ATAagcctcccaaaccctccctttcaGCTTGGCCCAGTTCCGTGTTTAAAGCAGGAAAGACCATCACCCTTCAGTGCCGAGTATCTCATCCAGTACTTGAATTTTCTTTGGaatggaaagaaagggaaaccttccaaAAATTCTCCGTAGATGGAAACTTCATCATCACTAACACTGAAGGGCAAGGCACAGGGACCTACAGTTGCAGCTATCGCATTAAAGCATACCCTAACATCTGGTCACATCGCAGTGAGCCTCTGAAGTTGGTGGGGCCAGCAG GCACCCTTACCTGGAATTCCATTCTGAATGAAGCTCTCAGGATGTCCTTAATTGTGCAGCTTGTTTCCTTGCTGTGGCTAGTGCTGTGGATACATTGGAAATGTCGGACACTGAGACTCAG AGAACCCTGGTTGTTAGGAACAGCTCAAGGGGTGGCCATGTTCTTCATACTCATGGCTCTTCTTTGTTGTG GACTGTGCAATGGAGCATTGGCAGAAGAGATTG ACATTCTTCCCAAACCTGTCATTTCGGCTTCCCTCCCAATCCGGGGCCAGAAACTGCAGATCCGGTGCAAAGGATGGCTGGAAGGTTTGGGGTTTGCTCTGTATaagaagggagagcaggaacCTGTCCAGCAACTTGGTGCGGTTGGGAGAGAAGCCGTTTTTACAATTCAAAGAATGGAAGATAAAGAAGAGGGCAATTACAGCTGCCGCACACACACCGAGATGCAGCCATTCAAGTGGTCTGCGTCCAGTGAGCCCCTGGAGCTTGTAATAAAAG aAATGTACCCCAAGCCTTTCTTCAAGACATGGGCCAGCCCTGTGGTCACTCCTGGTTCCCGAGTGACTTTCAATTGCTCCACATCCCATGAACACATGAGCTTTTTTCTCTACAAGGATGACAATGAAATTGCATCCAGTGACCCAGCCTCAGGAAACCCAGGGGCTAGTGAAGCTCACTTTCTGATCATCTCAGTGGGCACTGGTGATGGAGGAAACTATAGCTGCCGCTATTATGACTTTTCCATCTGGTCTGAGCCCAGCGACCCTGTGGAGCTCATTGTGACAG AATTCTACCCCAAACCCACTCTCCTGGCTCAACCAGGCCCTGTGGTACTTCCTGGGAAGAATGTGACCCTGCACTGCCAAGGAATTTTCCGGGACATGAGGTTTGCCCTCTTACAGGAGGGTACTCATGCTCCTTTACAGTTCCAGAGTGCTTCGGGGACCTCGGTTGATTTCCTCCTCCAGACTGTTGGAGCAGAGGACTCTGGGAACTACAGCTGTATCTACTATGAGACAACCATGTCCAACAGAGGCTCATACCTTAGTAGTCCCCTTATGATCTGGGTGACTG acatATTCCCCAGACCATGGTTGTCTGCTGAGCCTAGTTCTGTAGTCACTATGGGGCAGAATGTTACTCTCTGGTGTCAAGGACCAGTCCATGGAGTTGGATATATCCTGCACAAAGAAGGAGAAGCCACTCCCATGCAGCTTTGGGggtccaccagcaatgaaggaacaTTTTCTATCACCAATATATCTGGTGCTAGCATAGGACGTTATAGTTGTTGTTACCACCCTGACTGGATGAGCACTATCAAGATACAGCCTAGTAACACTCTGGAACTCATAGTCACTG GTTTACTTCCAAAGCCCAGCCTATTAGTCCAGCCTGGTCCCATGGTAGCCCCTGGAGAAAATATGACTCTTCAATGTCAAGGGGAACTGCCAGATTCAACATTTGTACTGTTGAAGGAGGGAACTCAACATCCCTTAGAGCAGCAGAAGCCAAGTGGGTACAGAGCTGACTTCTGGATGCCAGTGGTGAGGGATCAAGATTCTGGTATCTACAGCTGTGTTTATTATCTGGATTCTGCTCCCCTTGCAGCTTCAAATCACAGCAACTCTCTAGAGATCTGGGTGACTG ATAAGCCCCCTAAACCTTCTCTGTCAGCCTGGCCCAGCACTGTGTTCAAACTAGGCAAAGACATCACCCTTCAGTGCCGAGGACCTTTGCCAGGAGTTGAATTTGTGCTAGAACATGATGGTGAAGAGGCACCCCAACAGTTCTCAGAGGATGGAGATTTTGTCATCAACAATGTGGAAGGGAAAGGCATTGGAAACTATAGTTGCAGCTACCGGTTACAGGCCTACCCTGACATCTGGTCAGAGCCCAGTGATGCCCTGGAGCTGGTTGGAGCAGCAG GGCCTGCTGCTCAAGAGTGCACTGTGGGTAACATTGTCCGAAGTACCCTGATTATCGTGGTTTTGGTAGCCTTGGGGATAGTGCTAGCCATAGAGTGGAAGAAGTGGCCTCAATTTCAGACTAG ggACTCTGAGACAGATGGAAGAGACCAGGCCATAGTCCTTGAAGAATGTAACCAAGAAGGAGAAGCAGGCACTACCACCAATtctccttcatctgcctctcaggGACTCTCAGTGGAACTGACAGTCCCAATATAA